From a single Haladaptatus sp. R4 genomic region:
- a CDS encoding MoxR family ATPase: MDVTDANTKAESVLDAIGTAVIADREFLETVLLGVMAGGHVLLEDVPGTGKTLTARSFASALGLSFSRVQFTPDLLPADVTGTHVFNEQDRQFEFNEGPIFANVVLADEINRAPPKTQSALLEAMEEGQVTVDGDTRELPKPFFVIATQNPVEQEGTFPLPEAQVDRFAVKTSLGYPELDGEIELLRRRAGRDSQSPTMESVLDNELVTALQSVPETVRVEEDLLEYMAAIARETREDRRVEVGVSPRGTQRLFEATRARAAMKGRDFVTPDDVKRVAYPLLSHRVVLTPDAKVNNVRKDEIIESVLDSVPVPTVE, translated from the coding sequence ATGGACGTTACAGACGCGAATACCAAGGCAGAATCCGTCCTCGATGCGATCGGAACTGCCGTCATCGCCGACCGCGAATTCCTCGAAACTGTCCTCCTCGGTGTCATGGCAGGAGGCCACGTCCTCCTCGAAGACGTGCCCGGAACCGGAAAGACGCTCACCGCGCGGAGCTTCGCCTCCGCGCTGGGCCTCTCCTTCAGTCGCGTGCAGTTCACCCCCGACCTGCTCCCGGCCGACGTGACGGGAACGCACGTGTTCAACGAACAGGACCGCCAGTTCGAGTTCAACGAGGGGCCGATCTTCGCCAACGTCGTCCTCGCCGACGAGATCAACCGCGCGCCGCCGAAGACGCAGTCCGCACTCCTCGAAGCGATGGAGGAGGGACAGGTCACCGTGGACGGCGACACCCGCGAACTCCCGAAGCCGTTCTTCGTCATCGCCACGCAGAACCCCGTCGAACAGGAGGGGACCTTCCCGCTCCCCGAAGCGCAGGTGGACCGCTTCGCCGTCAAAACCAGCCTCGGCTACCCCGAACTCGACGGCGAGATCGAACTCCTCCGCCGCCGTGCGGGCCGCGACAGCCAGAGTCCGACGATGGAGAGCGTCCTCGACAACGAACTCGTCACCGCCCTCCAGTCCGTCCCCGAAACGGTACGCGTCGAGGAGGACCTGCTCGAATACATGGCCGCCATCGCCCGCGAGACGCGGGAGGACCGCCGCGTCGAGGTCGGCGTCTCCCCCCGCGGGACCCAGCGCCTCTTCGAAGCGACCCGCGCCCGCGCCGCGATGAAGGGCCGCGACTTCGTCACCCCCGACGACGTCAAACGCGTCGCCTATCCCCTCCTCTCCCACCGCGTCGTCCTGACCCCGGACGCGAAGGTGAACAACGTTCGAAAGGACGAAATCATCGAATCCGTGCTGGACAGCGTTCCCGTGCCGACGGTCGAATAG
- a CDS encoding DUF58 domain-containing protein gives MNVLRETNRWHGVSAMVLLAAGVGIFTESPVTLLVGVVGVAFTAYARTATPPSTAFELSRVVRNPTPAPGDETEVEVTVENVGDRTAPDLRVVDGVPDGLRVTAGSPRIGTALRPGKRAVFTYTVEAVRGDHVFAPAQALARDFSGALEQEFELEDETTISCTSQLESTAEDVPLREQTIRHVGRVTTREGGTGIEFFATREYRPGDPLSRIDWKRKARTGELTTVEFREERTATVVLLVDVRKQAYLTSDDEDPGAVEHSIRAAGDAFSALLDNGDRVGIAALGPEDAWLAPATGETHRVEARELLSHASAFARTPSDETFYSTMSLRWLRRRLPSDAQVVFFSPLCDDFAPKIARRLDAIGHAVTVVSPDPTTDVSVGERLAQVERRQRLQSIRASASGPWTGTRTSCLALRWRR, from the coding sequence ATGAACGTCCTCCGTGAGACCAACCGCTGGCACGGCGTCAGCGCAATGGTGTTGCTCGCCGCCGGAGTCGGGATATTTACCGAGAGCCCGGTCACACTCCTCGTCGGCGTCGTCGGCGTCGCGTTCACGGCGTACGCCCGGACCGCCACGCCGCCATCGACGGCGTTCGAACTGAGCCGGGTCGTCCGCAATCCGACACCCGCGCCGGGCGACGAAACCGAAGTCGAAGTGACCGTGGAGAACGTCGGCGACAGGACCGCACCGGACCTCCGGGTCGTCGACGGCGTTCCGGACGGACTTCGCGTGACGGCCGGGTCGCCCAGGATCGGAACCGCGCTTCGCCCCGGCAAGCGCGCGGTGTTCACCTACACCGTCGAGGCGGTTCGAGGCGACCACGTCTTCGCCCCTGCACAGGCCCTCGCTCGGGACTTCAGCGGTGCGCTCGAACAGGAGTTCGAACTCGAAGACGAGACGACGATTTCGTGTACGTCACAACTCGAATCGACGGCCGAGGACGTACCGCTCCGCGAACAGACGATTCGTCACGTCGGTCGGGTGACGACCCGTGAAGGCGGGACGGGCATCGAATTCTTCGCCACGCGCGAGTACCGCCCCGGCGACCCGCTCTCGCGCATCGATTGGAAACGAAAGGCCCGCACGGGGGAACTGACGACCGTCGAGTTCCGCGAGGAGCGGACGGCGACCGTCGTCCTGCTCGTGGACGTGCGAAAACAGGCGTACCTGACGAGCGACGACGAGGACCCCGGCGCGGTCGAACACTCGATTCGTGCCGCTGGCGACGCGTTCAGCGCGCTCCTCGACAACGGCGACAGGGTCGGAATCGCCGCGCTCGGCCCGGAAGACGCGTGGCTTGCCCCCGCAACGGGTGAAACCCACCGCGTCGAAGCGCGGGAACTGCTCTCGCACGCCAGCGCGTTCGCTCGGACGCCGTCGGACGAGACGTTTTACTCGACGATGTCGCTGCGCTGGCTTCGGCGACGACTGCCGAGCGACGCACAGGTGGTGTTCTTCTCCCCGCTCTGTGACGACTTCGCGCCGAAAATCGCACGGCGGCTCGACGCTATCGGCCACGCCGTCACCGTCGTCAGCCCGGACCCGACGACGGACGTGTCGGTCGGGGAACGGCTCGCACAGGTGGAACGAAGACAACGGCTCCAATCGATCCGCGCCAGCGCATCCGGGCCGTGGACTGGGACACGGACGAGTTGCTTGGCGTTACGCTGGCGAAGATGA
- a CDS encoding DUF4129 domain-containing protein: MERDTARVVVIALLCILAIAFAAATLNSAVEDGSGTGLGGGPGGIGSSQTNGSSPPMSNGGGKMGTPIKLPCYPVLDSTAAILAMIVAFLLLAALAYRKAGGLGVIAIVGPVGVPFLFIHALLTACVPPDGGGGILGGGVNTSDMSLPKGGTGGLGNGANGMATPSLIMFVVLGVALLGAVVLLVRSSSGNEETGPDAGNVEENQPDIAAVGRAAGEAADRIESESGVENEVYRAWREMTEYLNVPSPHSSTPGEFASAAVDAGMDPEDVNELTGVFEEVRYGGYDASGDHERRAIDALRRIERAYADDEEGDE, encoded by the coding sequence GTGGAACGAGATACCGCCCGCGTCGTCGTCATCGCCCTCCTCTGTATTCTCGCCATCGCGTTCGCCGCCGCAACCCTGAACTCCGCCGTGGAGGACGGGTCCGGAACCGGTCTCGGCGGTGGCCCCGGTGGCATCGGAAGCAGTCAAACGAATGGATCGAGTCCGCCGATGTCGAACGGCGGCGGGAAGATGGGAACACCGATCAAGCTCCCGTGCTATCCCGTCCTCGATTCGACCGCGGCCATCCTCGCCATGATCGTCGCGTTCCTGCTACTCGCGGCGCTCGCCTACCGAAAGGCTGGCGGTCTCGGCGTGATCGCAATCGTCGGACCGGTCGGCGTTCCCTTCTTGTTCATCCACGCGTTGTTGACGGCGTGTGTCCCGCCCGACGGCGGTGGCGGGATTCTCGGCGGGGGGGTAAACACGAGCGACATGTCGCTCCCCAAGGGCGGCACCGGCGGACTCGGCAACGGTGCGAACGGCATGGCGACGCCGTCCCTCATCATGTTCGTCGTCCTCGGCGTCGCGCTCCTCGGAGCCGTCGTCCTCCTCGTTCGGAGTTCGAGCGGGAACGAGGAAACGGGGCCGGACGCCGGAAACGTGGAGGAGAACCAACCCGACATCGCTGCGGTGGGTCGGGCGGCCGGTGAGGCCGCCGACCGGATTGAGTCGGAATCGGGCGTCGAGAACGAAGTGTATCGGGCGTGGCGCGAGATGACCGAGTATCTGAACGTGCCGTCGCCACACTCCAGCACGCCGGGCGAGTTCGCGTCGGCCGCGGTGGACGCGGGGATGGACCCCGAGGACGTGAACGAACTGACGGGCGTCTTCGAGGAGGTTCGATACGGAGGGTACGACGCCAGCGGGGACCACGAACGGCGGGCAATAGACGCGCTCCGTCGTATCGAGCGAGCGTACGCGGACGACGAGGAGGGTGACGAATGA
- a CDS encoding Hvo_1808 family surface protein, protein MRFVGVVVVVLLVCIAPVSGVLAGGGSGSGGGGHAKRADNHPLDPSSDVIGWEHGYWYNESIDVNQRDGLSKAEKKRYVARSMARVEHIRKQEFTHPVTVEALSRKEYRALVRQQAANSNTPSERAWENQIWEGLFVTGEQADAARQQTTLLQDRVAGFYLPGKNRVYVISNGKGRIDNATLVHELTHAMQDQHGSLSSPQLQSNSMDERRGHDGLTEGEATYVEKRYANRCGKSWQCVGKVHIARKRTPYSGGKLPPYNLAMQVALIQPYSDGPAYVASKFDSGGWSAVNEQYRNPPNSSKAVIHPGKRTGSPPPLHLGEQARNGWKLYGKHGTNGSQTVGEAGIYTMFWYQGRADGNPIIHWQRFQNADHGEYDLFDYSSPPSDGWANDRLWPYHKGKQRGYVWRTKWETERDATQFVRAYRELLRGKNARRVGPSTWRIPKGPFADAFRIDRHGRTVTIVNAPTVGALSDVRPGSKAKRKMQFSRVR, encoded by the coding sequence ATGCGATTTGTGGGGGTGGTCGTCGTCGTTCTGCTCGTCTGTATCGCGCCGGTGAGTGGCGTGCTGGCTGGCGGAGGTAGCGGAAGCGGTGGGGGTGGACACGCGAAACGGGCCGACAACCACCCGCTGGACCCGAGTTCCGACGTTATCGGCTGGGAACACGGCTACTGGTACAACGAGAGCATCGACGTGAACCAGCGGGACGGGTTGTCGAAGGCCGAAAAGAAGCGGTACGTCGCGCGGTCGATGGCCCGCGTCGAGCACATCCGAAAGCAGGAGTTCACCCATCCGGTGACGGTCGAGGCGTTGTCCCGGAAGGAGTATCGAGCGCTCGTCCGGCAGCAGGCGGCGAACAGCAACACGCCGTCGGAGCGTGCGTGGGAGAACCAGATCTGGGAGGGCTTGTTCGTCACGGGTGAGCAGGCCGACGCCGCTCGTCAGCAGACCACGCTCCTGCAGGACCGGGTCGCCGGGTTTTACCTCCCGGGAAAGAACCGCGTCTACGTCATCTCGAACGGGAAGGGGAGAATCGACAACGCGACGCTGGTCCACGAACTCACGCACGCGATGCAGGACCAGCACGGGAGTCTGTCGTCCCCGCAACTCCAATCGAACTCGATGGACGAGCGACGCGGACACGACGGCCTGACGGAAGGCGAAGCGACCTACGTCGAAAAGCGCTACGCGAACCGCTGTGGGAAGTCGTGGCAGTGCGTCGGAAAGGTACACATCGCGCGAAAGCGGACGCCGTACAGCGGCGGTAAACTCCCACCGTACAACCTCGCCATGCAGGTCGCGCTCATCCAACCCTACTCGGACGGTCCGGCGTACGTCGCGTCGAAGTTCGATTCGGGCGGTTGGTCGGCGGTGAACGAGCAGTATCGAAATCCGCCGAACTCGTCGAAGGCGGTCATCCATCCGGGAAAACGAACCGGATCACCGCCCCCGCTTCACCTCGGTGAACAGGCGCGAAACGGGTGGAAGTTGTACGGCAAACACGGTACGAACGGCTCACAGACGGTCGGCGAAGCGGGCATCTACACCATGTTCTGGTATCAGGGTCGCGCCGACGGCAATCCGATCATTCACTGGCAGCGGTTCCAGAACGCGGATCACGGGGAGTACGACCTGTTCGATTACTCCAGTCCCCCCTCGGACGGGTGGGCGAACGACCGACTCTGGCCGTACCACAAGGGGAAACAGCGCGGGTACGTCTGGCGGACGAAGTGGGAAACCGAGCGCGACGCCACCCAGTTCGTGCGGGCGTACCGCGAGTTGCTCCGCGGGAAAAACGCGAGACGTGTCGGCCCGAGCACGTGGCGAATTCCGAAGGGACCGTTCGCCGACGCCTTCCGAATCGACCGGCACGGACGAACCGTGACGATAGTCAACGCCCCGACGGTCGGCGCGCTGTCGGACGTTCGGCCGGGTTCGAAAGCAAAACGGAAAATGCAGTTCTCACGGGTTCGTTGA
- a CDS encoding transcription initiation factor IIB family protein yields MTSTKINRNDQQPAANIERKRTGKHRPEREEQRTDEQTREPEVCPECGGNLVADSEHAETVCSECGLVVQTDGIDRGPEWRAFDASERDSKSRVGMPTTKMMHDKGLSSNIGWQNKDAHGRSLSPRQREKMQRLRTWDERFRTRDSKERNLKQALGEIDRMASALGLPDNVREMASVIYRRALNEDLLPGRSIEGVATASLYAAARQSGIPRTMDEMTTVSRIDGMEFKRTYRYIVRELNLGVQPADPEQYLSRFESEFDLTPATKRRAHDLLKTAKETGATSGKSPVGLAAAALYAAALLEGENLTQDAVSEVSDVSTVTIRNRYHDLLTVADETDALPTSVSTDEAAA; encoded by the coding sequence ATGACGAGTACGAAAATCAATCGGAACGACCAGCAGCCCGCAGCGAACATCGAACGAAAGCGGACGGGGAAACATAGGCCCGAACGAGAGGAACAGCGGACGGACGAGCAGACGCGAGAGCCGGAGGTGTGCCCCGAATGTGGCGGCAACCTCGTCGCCGACTCGGAGCACGCCGAGACCGTCTGTAGCGAGTGCGGCCTCGTCGTCCAGACCGACGGTATCGACCGCGGTCCCGAGTGGCGGGCCTTCGACGCGAGCGAACGCGATTCGAAGTCCCGCGTCGGGATGCCGACGACGAAGATGATGCACGACAAGGGACTGTCGAGCAACATCGGGTGGCAGAACAAGGACGCCCACGGACGGTCACTGAGTCCGCGCCAGCGCGAGAAGATGCAACGCCTTCGAACGTGGGACGAGCGCTTCCGCACCCGCGACAGCAAGGAACGCAACCTCAAGCAGGCGCTCGGCGAAATCGACCGGATGGCGAGCGCGCTCGGCCTTCCGGACAACGTCCGCGAGATGGCCAGCGTCATCTACCGCCGCGCGCTGAACGAGGACCTCCTCCCGGGACGCTCCATCGAAGGCGTCGCGACCGCGTCGCTGTACGCGGCGGCCCGCCAGAGCGGCATCCCGCGGACGATGGACGAAATGACCACCGTCAGTCGAATCGACGGCATGGAGTTCAAGCGCACCTATCGCTACATCGTTCGTGAACTCAACCTCGGCGTCCAACCCGCAGACCCCGAGCAGTACCTCTCGCGGTTCGAAAGCGAGTTCGACCTCACGCCCGCGACGAAGCGCCGCGCCCACGACCTGCTCAAGACGGCGAAAGAGACGGGTGCGACGAGCGGCAAATCGCCCGTCGGCCTCGCGGCCGCCGCGCTGTACGCTGCCGCGCTCCTCGAAGGCGAAAATCTCACGCAGGACGCGGTCAGTGAAGTGTCGGACGTGAGCACCGTCACGATTCGCAACCGCTACCACGACCTGTTGACCGTGGCCGACGAGACGGACGCGCTCCCAACGAGCGTCTCCACCGACGAGGCGGCCGCGTAA
- a CDS encoding polysaccharide deacetylase family protein: MTRQTRRTFLATAGAIGLAGCSSIVDKSPLPMNGTGRNSRRKKTTGPPVPAASDFEDLSGWQAVSGQGTLSKSTDDPYRGSQCAHVVGSDATKAGCISRTLSGTDLRGTNFSMAVKIENYDFAKILIELVAPDGDNAVQLKRTLVGPSDRWVRVNFGVTGVAGTPDLSSVSELRIIGRPVDTNARDPIELFVDDLRTASRPDKGAVMFTFDDSHATHYRAFEILQKYDFAGVEAVIPESIGHDGRLTTDQLSEMADGGWDMAAHPDVQAHSFPEYSPDDQAALLKRTQEYLQSHGFDDGARHLLVPKNEVGPDTFDLARKYYDSIYSFGGSPNAMPFENRDAIVSRVDGKDLDVTKRYVDYAAEYGQLIVPLFHAIGDGGEISESDLESLARYVRKKDVDVITASDLLDG; this comes from the coding sequence ATGACGCGACAGACGCGACGGACGTTCTTGGCTACCGCCGGTGCCATCGGTCTTGCTGGCTGTTCTTCTATCGTGGATAAATCACCGCTCCCGATGAACGGGACCGGCCGGAATTCACGACGGAAAAAGACTACTGGACCGCCGGTTCCGGCCGCGAGCGACTTCGAGGACCTGAGCGGATGGCAGGCGGTTTCCGGGCAGGGAACGCTGTCGAAATCGACCGACGACCCGTACCGTGGGTCCCAATGTGCCCACGTGGTCGGAAGCGACGCCACGAAGGCGGGCTGTATTTCTCGAACGCTGTCGGGGACCGACCTCCGCGGGACGAATTTCTCGATGGCTGTCAAGATCGAAAACTACGACTTCGCCAAGATTCTCATCGAACTGGTCGCCCCCGACGGCGACAACGCCGTCCAACTCAAGCGGACGCTGGTCGGCCCGAGCGACCGCTGGGTGCGCGTCAACTTCGGCGTCACCGGTGTGGCGGGGACCCCGGACCTCTCGTCCGTATCCGAACTCCGAATCATCGGACGGCCGGTCGATACCAACGCCCGAGACCCCATCGAACTGTTCGTGGACGACCTTCGAACGGCCTCACGACCCGACAAGGGGGCGGTGATGTTCACGTTCGACGACAGCCACGCGACCCACTATCGAGCGTTCGAAATCCTGCAGAAGTACGACTTCGCCGGGGTAGAGGCCGTCATCCCCGAAAGCATCGGCCACGACGGCCGACTGACGACGGATCAACTGTCCGAGATGGCGGACGGCGGATGGGACATGGCCGCCCACCCGGACGTGCAGGCTCACTCCTTCCCCGAATACTCGCCGGACGATCAGGCGGCGTTGCTGAAGCGCACGCAGGAGTACCTCCAATCCCACGGGTTCGACGACGGCGCGCGCCATTTGCTCGTCCCGAAGAACGAGGTCGGTCCGGACACGTTCGACCTCGCGCGAAAATACTACGACTCCATCTACAGTTTCGGCGGCAGTCCGAACGCCATGCCGTTTGAGAACCGGGACGCCATCGTCTCGCGGGTCGACGGCAAGGACCTCGACGTGACGAAGCGGTACGTGGATTACGCCGCCGAGTACGGCCAACTCATCGTCCCGCTGTTCCACGCCATCGGCGACGGCGGCGAAATCAGCGAGTCTGACCTCGAATCGCTGGCACGGTACGTTCGAAAAAAGGACGTGGACGTCATCACCGCCTCCGACCTGCTCGACGGATAA
- the msrA gene encoding peptide-methionine (S)-S-oxide reductase MsrA — translation MTEKATLAGGCFWCLEAAYKELDGVQSVTSGYAGGHVENPTYEAVCSGDTGHAEVVQLEYDPDVVGYDELLQVFFTIHDPTTLNRQGPDVGSQYRSAIYYHDDEQKDVAEAYVDGLESEGAFDDPIVTEVEPLDAFYEADGYHQDYYENNPDDAYCTMNAQPKIRKVREKFAEKAKQ, via the coding sequence ATGACCGAGAAAGCGACACTCGCGGGCGGTTGTTTCTGGTGTCTCGAAGCGGCCTACAAGGAACTCGACGGCGTGCAGTCGGTCACGTCGGGCTACGCCGGCGGACACGTCGAGAACCCGACCTACGAAGCCGTCTGCTCCGGCGACACCGGCCACGCCGAGGTCGTCCAACTGGAATACGACCCCGACGTGGTCGGCTACGACGAACTCCTGCAGGTGTTCTTCACCATCCACGACCCCACAACGCTCAACCGACAGGGTCCGGACGTGGGGAGCCAGTATCGCTCCGCGATCTACTACCACGACGACGAGCAGAAGGACGTCGCCGAGGCGTACGTCGACGGACTCGAATCCGAGGGCGCGTTCGACGACCCCATCGTCACCGAAGTCGAACCCCTCGACGCGTTCTACGAGGCGGACGGCTACCATCAGGACTACTACGAGAACAACCCCGACGACGCCTACTGCACGATGAACGCCCAACCCAAGATTCGCAAGGTTCGGGAGAAGTTCGCCGAGAAGGCGAAACAGTAA
- a CDS encoding phosphate starvation-inducible protein PhoH — protein MTQTQTIGYLDPDDAFTRRFVETPFVRENLERIDTYDLTRIDLSSIAGLVVSSQADQEYLHRHRDRIRELLDAGGVVAFSGHLSRPWLPGAGCFEPKEIESHGDYTVVEETDHPVFDGVSMADLTHQRGVAGFFARGYNPPPEHATTILRLPGGEPIVYVDEGSTGGTVFAHSGNDLISFGRRSTTAARVPTQLVEWMRATSTVEATERSGSLTEGRR, from the coding sequence ATGACTCAAACACAGACCATCGGATACCTCGACCCCGACGACGCGTTCACCCGACGATTCGTGGAAACGCCGTTCGTCCGGGAAAACCTCGAACGAATCGACACGTACGACCTCACCCGAATCGACCTCTCCAGCATCGCCGGACTCGTCGTTTCGAGTCAGGCCGACCAGGAATACCTCCATCGACACCGCGACCGGATACGCGAACTGCTGGACGCGGGCGGCGTCGTCGCGTTCAGCGGCCACCTCTCCCGTCCGTGGCTCCCCGGCGCTGGTTGCTTCGAACCCAAGGAGATCGAATCGCACGGCGATTACACGGTCGTCGAGGAGACCGACCATCCGGTCTTCGACGGCGTTTCGATGGCGGATTTGACCCACCAGCGCGGCGTCGCCGGATTCTTCGCGCGAGGGTACAATCCGCCGCCGGAGCACGCCACGACGATTCTCCGACTGCCGGGCGGCGAACCCATCGTGTACGTCGACGAGGGGAGCACGGGCGGGACGGTTTTCGCCCACAGCGGAAACGACCTCATCTCGTTCGGGCGGCGGTCCACGACCGCCGCACGGGTTCCGACGCAGTTGGTCGAGTGGATGCGTGCGACGTCGACGGTCGAAGCGACCGAACGCTCGGGGTCGCTCACGGAGGGACGCCGATGA
- a CDS encoding ABC transporter ATP-binding protein, translating into MTVTYGTGVTAVDGVNLTLRRNETVAIVGESGSGKSSLALSLLGLLRPPGRVTSGTITLHTDSAGGVDLSDVRGDEIAFVPQEAMNALDPRIALDEQVVEAILTHRDCDRDEAMAMAHEALETVGLDSESYGRYPHELSGGMRQRGVIATALVNDPSVLVVDEATTGLDVVTKLTILELLDELRTERGFSLLMVSHDLSAVSHVADRLAVMRDGEFVETDETTRLQSSPKHPYTGELFDACPRISIASAETSVEDGASDASDGDGYLVYDDVYKRFGDAEVLSGVQLSVGRGESVALIGESGVGKSTLGRMTIGLATPDEGSVRIDGETVRDERARDRRRLGREVHYLFQDPYESIPPNRTVADIVREPLDIHEHVDEGERPSRVRNALEDVGLTPADEYAARYPSQLSGGERQRVALARALVLEPSVLVADEPTSMLDAPLQSDLLTLLYDSVADREITLLHITHNVAQVSSFADRIAVLHGGRIVEEASPDSILRDPRHEGTRTLVEAAIELSGDETANRRQATTLDEP; encoded by the coding sequence GTGACCGTGACGTACGGTACCGGCGTGACCGCCGTGGACGGCGTCAATCTCACGCTCCGTCGGAACGAGACGGTCGCCATCGTCGGCGAGTCCGGGAGCGGAAAGAGCAGCCTCGCGCTTTCCTTGCTGGGATTGCTCCGCCCGCCGGGTCGCGTCACGTCGGGAACGATCACGCTACACACCGATTCGGCGGGCGGCGTCGATCTCTCCGACGTTCGCGGCGACGAGATCGCGTTCGTCCCGCAGGAGGCGATGAACGCGCTCGATCCCCGGATAGCGCTCGACGAACAGGTCGTGGAAGCGATTCTGACCCACCGCGATTGCGACCGTGACGAGGCGATGGCGATGGCACACGAGGCGCTCGAAACCGTCGGGCTGGATTCGGAGAGCTACGGTCGCTATCCGCACGAACTCAGCGGCGGCATGCGCCAGCGCGGCGTCATCGCGACGGCGCTTGTGAACGACCCGTCGGTCCTCGTCGTGGACGAGGCGACCACCGGATTGGACGTGGTGACGAAGTTGACCATTCTGGAACTGTTGGACGAGTTGCGGACGGAACGCGGTTTCTCCCTCCTCATGGTCTCCCACGACCTGTCCGCGGTGAGCCACGTCGCGGACCGACTGGCCGTCATGCGCGACGGGGAGTTCGTCGAAACCGACGAAACGACCCGTCTCCAATCGTCGCCGAAGCATCCGTACACGGGGGAGTTGTTCGACGCCTGTCCGCGAATTTCGATAGCGAGTGCGGAGACCTCCGTCGAAGACGGCGCATCGGACGCGAGCGACGGGGACGGCTATCTCGTGTACGACGACGTGTACAAGCGGTTCGGGGATGCGGAAGTGCTCTCGGGCGTCCAATTGTCCGTCGGCCGCGGCGAATCGGTCGCCCTCATCGGCGAGAGCGGCGTCGGTAAGAGCACGCTCGGTCGGATGACCATCGGACTCGCCACGCCGGACGAGGGGAGCGTTCGAATCGACGGCGAAACCGTCCGCGACGAGCGGGCACGCGACCGACGACGACTCGGCCGCGAGGTCCACTACCTGTTTCAGGACCCGTACGAGTCGATTCCGCCGAACAGGACGGTCGCGGATATCGTCCGCGAACCGCTCGACATCCACGAGCACGTGGACGAAGGGGAGCGACCATCGCGGGTTAGAAACGCCCTCGAAGACGTCGGACTCACCCCCGCCGACGAGTACGCCGCGCGGTATCCGTCCCAACTGTCCGGCGGGGAACGACAGCGCGTGGCGCTCGCCCGTGCGCTCGTGCTCGAACCGTCCGTGCTCGTCGCGGACGAACCGACGTCGATGCTCGACGCGCCACTTCAGTCCGACCTCCTGACGCTCCTGTACGATTCGGTCGCCGACCGCGAAATCACCCTGCTCCACATCACGCACAACGTCGCACAGGTGAGTTCGTTCGCCGACCGAATCGCCGTGCTCCACGGCGGACGCATCGTGGAGGAAGCATCGCCCGATTCCATCCTCAGGGATCCGAGACACGAGGGAACCCGGACGCTCGTCGAAGCGGCCATCGAGCTTTCGGGGGACGAAACGGCGAACCGACGGCAGGCGACCACACTCGACGAACCATGA
- a CDS encoding ABC transporter permease, with protein sequence MNVDRIESLRRRVSFTDGETGRREWFILVGGAGVVLFGLLALLAPVLAPYGVDARVGQPLQSPGGVHLLGTDDVGHDLLSLLLVGARVSLLVGLLAGSLAILAGLIVGVTAGVVGGLVETVLMRFVDVVLTLPFLPLVIVSAAILGPSLWTTIGVITLVMWARPARELRSQVSSVRQREYVKASRSMGASFYHVAREYVVPAVLPIAIAQFAKAVARRYSSKRRSASSDWATRPRRVGERYCSSHRSGARFSPTRGRGGYSRRVSPSRPACCRSPSSRSGPNAARGTAGRTSSPAGTTLTSNSFRPNPTARVSQPSTSPT encoded by the coding sequence ATGAACGTCGACCGTATCGAATCGCTTCGGCGGCGAGTGTCGTTCACGGACGGGGAAACCGGACGCCGCGAGTGGTTCATCCTCGTCGGCGGCGCGGGCGTGGTCCTCTTCGGCCTCCTCGCGCTGTTGGCCCCCGTACTCGCACCGTACGGCGTCGACGCGAGGGTCGGCCAACCGCTTCAATCGCCCGGCGGCGTACACCTGCTCGGTACCGACGACGTGGGTCACGACCTGCTCTCGCTGTTGCTCGTCGGCGCGCGCGTCTCGCTGTTGGTGGGGCTGTTGGCCGGTTCGCTCGCTATCCTCGCCGGACTGATCGTCGGGGTCACGGCCGGAGTGGTCGGCGGACTCGTGGAGACGGTCCTCATGCGGTTCGTCGACGTCGTACTGACGCTCCCGTTCCTACCGTTGGTCATCGTCTCCGCGGCGATTCTCGGACCGAGTTTGTGGACGACCATCGGGGTCATCACGCTCGTCATGTGGGCCCGTCCGGCCCGCGAGTTGCGCTCGCAGGTGAGTTCGGTTCGCCAGCGAGAGTACGTGAAAGCGTCGCGTTCGATGGGCGCGTCGTTCTATCACGTCGCGCGCGAGTACGTGGTTCCGGCGGTGTTGCCCATCGCCATCGCCCAGTTCGCCAAGGCGGTCGCGCGGCGATACTCCTCGAAGCGGCGCTCAGCTTCCTCGGATTGGGCGACCCGACCGCGCCGAGTTGGGGAACGATACTGTTCTTCGCACAGAAGCGGAGCGCGTTTCTCACCGACGCGTGGACGTGGTGGGTACTCCCGCCGGGTCTCGCCATCACGTCCAGCGTGCTGTCGTTCACCTTCCTCGCGCTCGGGGCCGAACGCCGCACGGGGGACGGCCGGACGAACGTCGTCACCGGCGGGAACAACACTGACGTCGAACTCGTTCCGTCCGAATCCGACCGCCCGGGTGAGCCAACCCTCGACGTCTCCGACGTGA